One window of Hydractinia symbiolongicarpus strain clone_291-10 chromosome 3, HSymV2.1, whole genome shotgun sequence genomic DNA carries:
- the LOC130635660 gene encoding uncharacterized protein LOC130635660 isoform X3: MDEHRRLRSLLQYEVGKNKSNIVIKELDRNVKHMKQSSDNMEKENLDMEKKLTSLKERLIKDREEQTKMIGPRWRSSQQLKRKPEKQNRLRGGIKVLTDQPVENYKASSRTSKTSDFRLCGQCENRKAKVECNECAELYCSLCYKQFHSKGALRKHTWKSLEQNTKAHLIKSQHSPTSNTCKDSDDVTLILVSGKPAPQTPKPPPLTSSRYTPVKRTSSELSYKQISPDSSLFDQDQAIQKWRKDCYVAASSGCQPNSTPKQSGLNNDERKGKMEKTSPGRISTVAGNAWWEGTYDEEANAASFKDALNEWRRGEKELSVNSATERETSTRSTSVGTEEKVPNGSRKVDIKFTSKSTLSYMDRIIMKRYRKNPDTCFATVNGHFSLGMASSPGMKSSRTPSPKETTIEPIGLTPKNNSLKHRISSVTPSSNNIAINPLQEECFGGVESDAIPIITPAPSDCDIKKNDQLKPTTICVNIVELNCCEQADNVSKPLLPMITHERVTNEVQQKENSYPEEKKEREYVDISWRPPPRHQNMDDYFMLGITRTSLNKNSGGIVEMQRKEENVLVDGNKLITAGSVWSRESSYPSVPGSSSREDETKLDEEISSCREERMYSYGQLPTLTVGSYDFVHAPPPPVKGDNYHKVHRASTSFSLSAQPVDPWVDSDASLPGSRRPSHLSTFTPSRKTSREFDEKPIVEFEEELKAGLEDIISSRQEQDGREDFQAIDMLADQVSIMYGDNDDDSIEDNDEGSGLTTPDSLCNENH; encoded by the exons ATGGATGAGCATAGACGATTGCGCTCTTTGCTTCAATATGA AGTTGGAAAGAATAAAAGTAACATCGTAATAAAGGAGCTCGACAG AAATGTGAAGCATATGAAACAGTCATCTGATAATATGGAAAAGGAAAACTTAGATATGGAGAAAAAATTAACCTCCTTAAAAGAAAGACTAATAAAAGATAGAGAAGAACAAAC gaaaatgatTGGTCCAAGATGGAGATCTAGTCAACAGTTGAAACGGAAGCccgaaaaacaaaat agATTACGAGGAGGGATTAAAGTTTTGACGGATCAACCAGTCG aaaactacaaagcTTCGTCTAGAACATCGAAAACATCTGACTTTCGTTTGTGTGGTCAATGCGAGAATCGGAAGGCGAAAGTA gagTGCAACGAATGCGCAGAATTGTACTGTTCACTTTGTTATAAGCAATTCCACAGCAAAGGTGCTTTACGAAAACACACGTGGAAATCTTTGGAACAG aaTACAAAAGCGCACTTGATCAAATCTCAGCATAG TCCAACCTCCAATACATGCAAAGATTCTGATGATGTAACG ttgATACTCGTCAGTGGCAAACCTGCTCCCCAGACTCCTAAACCTCCGCCGTTAACTTCAAGTAGATACACGCCTGTGAAAAGAACGTCATCAGAGCTTTCCTACAAGCAGATATCTCCTGATTCTTCTCTCTTCGATCAAGATCAAGCCATTCAAAAGTGGAGAAAAGACTGTTACGTTGCAGCTAGTTCGGGTTGTCAACCAAACTCAACACCAAAACAAAGTGGTTTGAATAATGATGAAAGGAAAGGTAAGATGGAAAAAACTAGCCCTGGCAGAATTAGCACTGTTGCTGGCAATGCATGGTGGGAAGGTACTTATGATGAAGAAGCGAATGCTGCATCGTTTAAAGATGCTTTGAATGAATGGCGAAGAGGAGAAAAGGAATTGAGCGTAAATTCAGCAACAGAGAGAG AAACTTCAACACGTTCAACAAGTGTTGGGACAGAAGAAAAAGTGCCGAATGGAAGCAGAAAAGTCGACATTAAGTTTACGTCAAAGTCGACATTGTCCTACATGGATCGAATTATTATGAAGAGATACAGAAAAAATCCAGATACTTGTTTTGCAACTGTGAATGGTCACTTCTCTCTTGGTATGGCATCTTCTCCTGGTATGAAATCCTCTCGCACGCCTTCACCAAAAGAAACAACAATAGAACCAATTGGCTTAACTCCTAAGAATAATTCGTTGAAACACCGTATTTCATCTGTGACTCCTAGTTCTAATAATATCGCTATTAACCCTTTACAAGAAGAATGTTTTGGAGGTGTAGAATCCGACGCGATTCCGATTATAACTCCTGCTCCATCGGATTGTGATATAAAGAAGAACGATCAGCTAAAGCCTACTACTATTTGTGTTAACATTGTTGAGTTAAACTGTTGCGAGCAGGCTGATAATGTCTCCAAACCTCTCTTACCTATGATAACGCATGAACGTGTTACTAATGAAgttcaacaaaaagaaaattcgtaCCCAGAGGAGAAGAAGGAGAGAGAATATGTGGACATCTCTTGGAGACCACCACCCAGACATCAGAATATGGATGATTATTTCATGTTAGGAATTACAAGAACGTCTTTGAACAAGAACTCTGGTGGTATTGTAGAAATGCAACGCAAGGAAGAAAATGTTCTCGTAGACGGGAACAAGCTTATTACAGCTGGTAGTGTTTGGAGTCGTGAGAGCAGTTACCCCTCCGTCCCTGGAAGCAGCAGTAGGGAGGATGAAACGAAATTAGATGAAGAGATATCATCGTGCAGGGAGGAACGTATGTATTCGTACGGACAGCTACCTACCCTCACCGTAGGTTCGTACGACTTTGTTCATGCTCCTCCACCACCTGTGAAAGGAGACAACTATCATAAGGTCCATCGAGCGTCCACTTCATTTAGTTTAAGCGCCCAACCTGTTGATCCATGGGTAGACAGCGACGCTTCACTTCCAGGTTCAAGACGCCCTTCTCATCTGAGTACGTTCACTCCTTCTCGAAAAACGTCGAGAGAGTTTGACGAAAAACCTATTGTTGAATTCGAAGAAGAATTAAAAGCTGGTCTTGAAGACATTATTAGTTCAAGACAGGAACAGGATGGAAGAGAAGACTTTCAAGCAATTGACATGTTAGCTGATCAGGTGTCAATCATGTATGGTGACAACGACGATGACAGCATTGAGGATAATGACGAAGGATCTGGACTGACAACACCAGACAGTCTCTGCAATGAAAATCATTGA
- the LOC130635660 gene encoding uncharacterized protein LOC130635660 isoform X2: MMNFFMHFKLSKSINMDEHRRLRSLLQYENVKHMKQSSDNMEKENLDMEKKLTSLKERLIKDREEQTKMIGPRWRSSQQLKRKPEKQNRLRGGIKVLTDQPVENYKASSRTSKTSDFRLCGQCENRKAKVECNECAELYCSLCYKQFHSKGALRKHTWKSLEQNTKAHLIKSQHSPTSNTCKDSDDVTLILVSGKPAPQTPKPPPLTSSRYTPVKRTSSELSYKQISPDSSLFDQDQAIQKWRKDCYVAASSGCQPNSTPKQSGLNNDERKGKMEKTSPGRISTVAGNAWWEGTYDEEANAASFKDALNEWRRGEKELSVNSATERETSTRSTSVGTEEKVPNGSRKVDIKFTSKSTLSYMDRIIMKRYRKNPDTCFATVNGHFSLGMASSPGMKSSRTPSPKETTIEPIGLTPKNNSLKHRISSVTPSSNNIAINPLQEECFGGVESDAIPIITPAPSDCDIKKNDQLKPTTICVNIVELNCCEQADNVSKPLLPMITHERVTNEVQQKENSYPEEKKEREYVDISWRPPPRHQNMDDYFMLGITRTSLNKNSGGIVEMQRKEENVLVDGNKLITAGSVWSRESSYPSVPGSSSREDETKLDEEISSCREERMYSYGQLPTLTVGSYDFVHAPPPPVKGDNYHKVHRASTSFSLSAQPVDPWVDSDASLPGSRRPSHLSTFTPSRKTSREFDEKPIVEFEEELKAGLEDIISSRQEQDGREDFQAIDMLADQVSIMYGDNDDDSIEDNDEGSGLTTPDSLCNENH, translated from the exons ATGATGAACTTTTTCATGCATTTCAAACTGAG caaaagtaTCAATATGGATGAGCATAGACGATTGCGCTCTTTGCTTCAATATGA AAATGTGAAGCATATGAAACAGTCATCTGATAATATGGAAAAGGAAAACTTAGATATGGAGAAAAAATTAACCTCCTTAAAAGAAAGACTAATAAAAGATAGAGAAGAACAAAC gaaaatgatTGGTCCAAGATGGAGATCTAGTCAACAGTTGAAACGGAAGCccgaaaaacaaaat agATTACGAGGAGGGATTAAAGTTTTGACGGATCAACCAGTCG aaaactacaaagcTTCGTCTAGAACATCGAAAACATCTGACTTTCGTTTGTGTGGTCAATGCGAGAATCGGAAGGCGAAAGTA gagTGCAACGAATGCGCAGAATTGTACTGTTCACTTTGTTATAAGCAATTCCACAGCAAAGGTGCTTTACGAAAACACACGTGGAAATCTTTGGAACAG aaTACAAAAGCGCACTTGATCAAATCTCAGCATAG TCCAACCTCCAATACATGCAAAGATTCTGATGATGTAACG ttgATACTCGTCAGTGGCAAACCTGCTCCCCAGACTCCTAAACCTCCGCCGTTAACTTCAAGTAGATACACGCCTGTGAAAAGAACGTCATCAGAGCTTTCCTACAAGCAGATATCTCCTGATTCTTCTCTCTTCGATCAAGATCAAGCCATTCAAAAGTGGAGAAAAGACTGTTACGTTGCAGCTAGTTCGGGTTGTCAACCAAACTCAACACCAAAACAAAGTGGTTTGAATAATGATGAAAGGAAAGGTAAGATGGAAAAAACTAGCCCTGGCAGAATTAGCACTGTTGCTGGCAATGCATGGTGGGAAGGTACTTATGATGAAGAAGCGAATGCTGCATCGTTTAAAGATGCTTTGAATGAATGGCGAAGAGGAGAAAAGGAATTGAGCGTAAATTCAGCAACAGAGAGAG AAACTTCAACACGTTCAACAAGTGTTGGGACAGAAGAAAAAGTGCCGAATGGAAGCAGAAAAGTCGACATTAAGTTTACGTCAAAGTCGACATTGTCCTACATGGATCGAATTATTATGAAGAGATACAGAAAAAATCCAGATACTTGTTTTGCAACTGTGAATGGTCACTTCTCTCTTGGTATGGCATCTTCTCCTGGTATGAAATCCTCTCGCACGCCTTCACCAAAAGAAACAACAATAGAACCAATTGGCTTAACTCCTAAGAATAATTCGTTGAAACACCGTATTTCATCTGTGACTCCTAGTTCTAATAATATCGCTATTAACCCTTTACAAGAAGAATGTTTTGGAGGTGTAGAATCCGACGCGATTCCGATTATAACTCCTGCTCCATCGGATTGTGATATAAAGAAGAACGATCAGCTAAAGCCTACTACTATTTGTGTTAACATTGTTGAGTTAAACTGTTGCGAGCAGGCTGATAATGTCTCCAAACCTCTCTTACCTATGATAACGCATGAACGTGTTACTAATGAAgttcaacaaaaagaaaattcgtaCCCAGAGGAGAAGAAGGAGAGAGAATATGTGGACATCTCTTGGAGACCACCACCCAGACATCAGAATATGGATGATTATTTCATGTTAGGAATTACAAGAACGTCTTTGAACAAGAACTCTGGTGGTATTGTAGAAATGCAACGCAAGGAAGAAAATGTTCTCGTAGACGGGAACAAGCTTATTACAGCTGGTAGTGTTTGGAGTCGTGAGAGCAGTTACCCCTCCGTCCCTGGAAGCAGCAGTAGGGAGGATGAAACGAAATTAGATGAAGAGATATCATCGTGCAGGGAGGAACGTATGTATTCGTACGGACAGCTACCTACCCTCACCGTAGGTTCGTACGACTTTGTTCATGCTCCTCCACCACCTGTGAAAGGAGACAACTATCATAAGGTCCATCGAGCGTCCACTTCATTTAGTTTAAGCGCCCAACCTGTTGATCCATGGGTAGACAGCGACGCTTCACTTCCAGGTTCAAGACGCCCTTCTCATCTGAGTACGTTCACTCCTTCTCGAAAAACGTCGAGAGAGTTTGACGAAAAACCTATTGTTGAATTCGAAGAAGAATTAAAAGCTGGTCTTGAAGACATTATTAGTTCAAGACAGGAACAGGATGGAAGAGAAGACTTTCAAGCAATTGACATGTTAGCTGATCAGGTGTCAATCATGTATGGTGACAACGACGATGACAGCATTGAGGATAATGACGAAGGATCTGGACTGACAACACCAGACAGTCTCTGCAATGAAAATCATTGA
- the LOC130635660 gene encoding uncharacterized protein LOC130635660 isoform X1 yields MMNFFMHFKLSKSINMDEHRRLRSLLQYEVGKNKSNIVIKELDRNVKHMKQSSDNMEKENLDMEKKLTSLKERLIKDREEQTKMIGPRWRSSQQLKRKPEKQNRLRGGIKVLTDQPVENYKASSRTSKTSDFRLCGQCENRKAKVECNECAELYCSLCYKQFHSKGALRKHTWKSLEQNTKAHLIKSQHSPTSNTCKDSDDVTLILVSGKPAPQTPKPPPLTSSRYTPVKRTSSELSYKQISPDSSLFDQDQAIQKWRKDCYVAASSGCQPNSTPKQSGLNNDERKGKMEKTSPGRISTVAGNAWWEGTYDEEANAASFKDALNEWRRGEKELSVNSATERETSTRSTSVGTEEKVPNGSRKVDIKFTSKSTLSYMDRIIMKRYRKNPDTCFATVNGHFSLGMASSPGMKSSRTPSPKETTIEPIGLTPKNNSLKHRISSVTPSSNNIAINPLQEECFGGVESDAIPIITPAPSDCDIKKNDQLKPTTICVNIVELNCCEQADNVSKPLLPMITHERVTNEVQQKENSYPEEKKEREYVDISWRPPPRHQNMDDYFMLGITRTSLNKNSGGIVEMQRKEENVLVDGNKLITAGSVWSRESSYPSVPGSSSREDETKLDEEISSCREERMYSYGQLPTLTVGSYDFVHAPPPPVKGDNYHKVHRASTSFSLSAQPVDPWVDSDASLPGSRRPSHLSTFTPSRKTSREFDEKPIVEFEEELKAGLEDIISSRQEQDGREDFQAIDMLADQVSIMYGDNDDDSIEDNDEGSGLTTPDSLCNENH; encoded by the exons ATGATGAACTTTTTCATGCATTTCAAACTGAG caaaagtaTCAATATGGATGAGCATAGACGATTGCGCTCTTTGCTTCAATATGA AGTTGGAAAGAATAAAAGTAACATCGTAATAAAGGAGCTCGACAG AAATGTGAAGCATATGAAACAGTCATCTGATAATATGGAAAAGGAAAACTTAGATATGGAGAAAAAATTAACCTCCTTAAAAGAAAGACTAATAAAAGATAGAGAAGAACAAAC gaaaatgatTGGTCCAAGATGGAGATCTAGTCAACAGTTGAAACGGAAGCccgaaaaacaaaat agATTACGAGGAGGGATTAAAGTTTTGACGGATCAACCAGTCG aaaactacaaagcTTCGTCTAGAACATCGAAAACATCTGACTTTCGTTTGTGTGGTCAATGCGAGAATCGGAAGGCGAAAGTA gagTGCAACGAATGCGCAGAATTGTACTGTTCACTTTGTTATAAGCAATTCCACAGCAAAGGTGCTTTACGAAAACACACGTGGAAATCTTTGGAACAG aaTACAAAAGCGCACTTGATCAAATCTCAGCATAG TCCAACCTCCAATACATGCAAAGATTCTGATGATGTAACG ttgATACTCGTCAGTGGCAAACCTGCTCCCCAGACTCCTAAACCTCCGCCGTTAACTTCAAGTAGATACACGCCTGTGAAAAGAACGTCATCAGAGCTTTCCTACAAGCAGATATCTCCTGATTCTTCTCTCTTCGATCAAGATCAAGCCATTCAAAAGTGGAGAAAAGACTGTTACGTTGCAGCTAGTTCGGGTTGTCAACCAAACTCAACACCAAAACAAAGTGGTTTGAATAATGATGAAAGGAAAGGTAAGATGGAAAAAACTAGCCCTGGCAGAATTAGCACTGTTGCTGGCAATGCATGGTGGGAAGGTACTTATGATGAAGAAGCGAATGCTGCATCGTTTAAAGATGCTTTGAATGAATGGCGAAGAGGAGAAAAGGAATTGAGCGTAAATTCAGCAACAGAGAGAG AAACTTCAACACGTTCAACAAGTGTTGGGACAGAAGAAAAAGTGCCGAATGGAAGCAGAAAAGTCGACATTAAGTTTACGTCAAAGTCGACATTGTCCTACATGGATCGAATTATTATGAAGAGATACAGAAAAAATCCAGATACTTGTTTTGCAACTGTGAATGGTCACTTCTCTCTTGGTATGGCATCTTCTCCTGGTATGAAATCCTCTCGCACGCCTTCACCAAAAGAAACAACAATAGAACCAATTGGCTTAACTCCTAAGAATAATTCGTTGAAACACCGTATTTCATCTGTGACTCCTAGTTCTAATAATATCGCTATTAACCCTTTACAAGAAGAATGTTTTGGAGGTGTAGAATCCGACGCGATTCCGATTATAACTCCTGCTCCATCGGATTGTGATATAAAGAAGAACGATCAGCTAAAGCCTACTACTATTTGTGTTAACATTGTTGAGTTAAACTGTTGCGAGCAGGCTGATAATGTCTCCAAACCTCTCTTACCTATGATAACGCATGAACGTGTTACTAATGAAgttcaacaaaaagaaaattcgtaCCCAGAGGAGAAGAAGGAGAGAGAATATGTGGACATCTCTTGGAGACCACCACCCAGACATCAGAATATGGATGATTATTTCATGTTAGGAATTACAAGAACGTCTTTGAACAAGAACTCTGGTGGTATTGTAGAAATGCAACGCAAGGAAGAAAATGTTCTCGTAGACGGGAACAAGCTTATTACAGCTGGTAGTGTTTGGAGTCGTGAGAGCAGTTACCCCTCCGTCCCTGGAAGCAGCAGTAGGGAGGATGAAACGAAATTAGATGAAGAGATATCATCGTGCAGGGAGGAACGTATGTATTCGTACGGACAGCTACCTACCCTCACCGTAGGTTCGTACGACTTTGTTCATGCTCCTCCACCACCTGTGAAAGGAGACAACTATCATAAGGTCCATCGAGCGTCCACTTCATTTAGTTTAAGCGCCCAACCTGTTGATCCATGGGTAGACAGCGACGCTTCACTTCCAGGTTCAAGACGCCCTTCTCATCTGAGTACGTTCACTCCTTCTCGAAAAACGTCGAGAGAGTTTGACGAAAAACCTATTGTTGAATTCGAAGAAGAATTAAAAGCTGGTCTTGAAGACATTATTAGTTCAAGACAGGAACAGGATGGAAGAGAAGACTTTCAAGCAATTGACATGTTAGCTGATCAGGTGTCAATCATGTATGGTGACAACGACGATGACAGCATTGAGGATAATGACGAAGGATCTGGACTGACAACACCAGACAGTCTCTGCAATGAAAATCATTGA
- the LOC130635660 gene encoding uncharacterized protein LOC130635660 isoform X7, with amino-acid sequence MIGPRWRSSQQLKRKPEKQNRLRGGIKVLTDQPVENYKASSRTSKTSDFRLCGQCENRKAKVECNECAELYCSLCYKQFHSKGALRKHTWKSLEQNTKAHLIKSQHSPTSNTCKDSDDVTLILVSGKPAPQTPKPPPLTSSRYTPVKRTSSELSYKQISPDSSLFDQDQAIQKWRKDCYVAASSGCQPNSTPKQSGLNNDERKGKMEKTSPGRISTVAGNAWWEGTYDEEANAASFKDALNEWRRGEKELSVNSATERETSTRSTSVGTEEKVPNGSRKVDIKFTSKSTLSYMDRIIMKRYRKNPDTCFATVNGHFSLGMASSPGMKSSRTPSPKETTIEPIGLTPKNNSLKHRISSVTPSSNNIAINPLQEECFGGVESDAIPIITPAPSDCDIKKNDQLKPTTICVNIVELNCCEQADNVSKPLLPMITHERVTNEVQQKENSYPEEKKEREYVDISWRPPPRHQNMDDYFMLGITRTSLNKNSGGIVEMQRKEENVLVDGNKLITAGSVWSRESSYPSVPGSSSREDETKLDEEISSCREERMYSYGQLPTLTVGSYDFVHAPPPPVKGDNYHKVHRASTSFSLSAQPVDPWVDSDASLPGSRRPSHLSTFTPSRKTSREFDEKPIVEFEEELKAGLEDIISSRQEQDGREDFQAIDMLADQVSIMYGDNDDDSIEDNDEGSGLTTPDSLCNENH; translated from the exons atgatTGGTCCAAGATGGAGATCTAGTCAACAGTTGAAACGGAAGCccgaaaaacaaaat agATTACGAGGAGGGATTAAAGTTTTGACGGATCAACCAGTCG aaaactacaaagcTTCGTCTAGAACATCGAAAACATCTGACTTTCGTTTGTGTGGTCAATGCGAGAATCGGAAGGCGAAAGTA gagTGCAACGAATGCGCAGAATTGTACTGTTCACTTTGTTATAAGCAATTCCACAGCAAAGGTGCTTTACGAAAACACACGTGGAAATCTTTGGAACAG aaTACAAAAGCGCACTTGATCAAATCTCAGCATAG TCCAACCTCCAATACATGCAAAGATTCTGATGATGTAACG ttgATACTCGTCAGTGGCAAACCTGCTCCCCAGACTCCTAAACCTCCGCCGTTAACTTCAAGTAGATACACGCCTGTGAAAAGAACGTCATCAGAGCTTTCCTACAAGCAGATATCTCCTGATTCTTCTCTCTTCGATCAAGATCAAGCCATTCAAAAGTGGAGAAAAGACTGTTACGTTGCAGCTAGTTCGGGTTGTCAACCAAACTCAACACCAAAACAAAGTGGTTTGAATAATGATGAAAGGAAAGGTAAGATGGAAAAAACTAGCCCTGGCAGAATTAGCACTGTTGCTGGCAATGCATGGTGGGAAGGTACTTATGATGAAGAAGCGAATGCTGCATCGTTTAAAGATGCTTTGAATGAATGGCGAAGAGGAGAAAAGGAATTGAGCGTAAATTCAGCAACAGAGAGAG AAACTTCAACACGTTCAACAAGTGTTGGGACAGAAGAAAAAGTGCCGAATGGAAGCAGAAAAGTCGACATTAAGTTTACGTCAAAGTCGACATTGTCCTACATGGATCGAATTATTATGAAGAGATACAGAAAAAATCCAGATACTTGTTTTGCAACTGTGAATGGTCACTTCTCTCTTGGTATGGCATCTTCTCCTGGTATGAAATCCTCTCGCACGCCTTCACCAAAAGAAACAACAATAGAACCAATTGGCTTAACTCCTAAGAATAATTCGTTGAAACACCGTATTTCATCTGTGACTCCTAGTTCTAATAATATCGCTATTAACCCTTTACAAGAAGAATGTTTTGGAGGTGTAGAATCCGACGCGATTCCGATTATAACTCCTGCTCCATCGGATTGTGATATAAAGAAGAACGATCAGCTAAAGCCTACTACTATTTGTGTTAACATTGTTGAGTTAAACTGTTGCGAGCAGGCTGATAATGTCTCCAAACCTCTCTTACCTATGATAACGCATGAACGTGTTACTAATGAAgttcaacaaaaagaaaattcgtaCCCAGAGGAGAAGAAGGAGAGAGAATATGTGGACATCTCTTGGAGACCACCACCCAGACATCAGAATATGGATGATTATTTCATGTTAGGAATTACAAGAACGTCTTTGAACAAGAACTCTGGTGGTATTGTAGAAATGCAACGCAAGGAAGAAAATGTTCTCGTAGACGGGAACAAGCTTATTACAGCTGGTAGTGTTTGGAGTCGTGAGAGCAGTTACCCCTCCGTCCCTGGAAGCAGCAGTAGGGAGGATGAAACGAAATTAGATGAAGAGATATCATCGTGCAGGGAGGAACGTATGTATTCGTACGGACAGCTACCTACCCTCACCGTAGGTTCGTACGACTTTGTTCATGCTCCTCCACCACCTGTGAAAGGAGACAACTATCATAAGGTCCATCGAGCGTCCACTTCATTTAGTTTAAGCGCCCAACCTGTTGATCCATGGGTAGACAGCGACGCTTCACTTCCAGGTTCAAGACGCCCTTCTCATCTGAGTACGTTCACTCCTTCTCGAAAAACGTCGAGAGAGTTTGACGAAAAACCTATTGTTGAATTCGAAGAAGAATTAAAAGCTGGTCTTGAAGACATTATTAGTTCAAGACAGGAACAGGATGGAAGAGAAGACTTTCAAGCAATTGACATGTTAGCTGATCAGGTGTCAATCATGTATGGTGACAACGACGATGACAGCATTGAGGATAATGACGAAGGATCTGGACTGACAACACCAGACAGTCTCTGCAATGAAAATCATTGA